One window of Pyrus communis chromosome 12, drPyrComm1.1, whole genome shotgun sequence genomic DNA carries:
- the LOC137710330 gene encoding lysine-specific demethylase JMJ17-like → MGKGKPRAVEKGVVGQTLSVSSSGSLNIPSAPVYYPTEDEFRAPLEYIYKIRPEAEAYGICRIVPPKSWKPPFALDLDSFTFPTKTQAIHQLQVRPASCDSKTFELEYNRFLEDRCRKKLRKRVVFQGEELDLCKLFNAVKRYGGYDKVVKGKKWGEVARFVRPVKGISECSKHVLCQLYRDHLYDYEKYYNKLNREGARRYKRGMPVEKRGEQSFECSSSKRRRITKDGGKVKVSKVEKEDEEHDQICEQCVSGLHGEVMLLCDRCNKGWHIYCLSPPLKQVPPGNWYCLECLNSDKDSFGFVPGKQFSLEVFRRMANRAKRKWLGSGSASRVQLEKKFWEIVEGSAGEVDVMYGSDLDTSMYGSGFPRVNDQKPESTEAKIWDEYCRSPWNLNNLPKLKGSVLRAVHHNIAGVMVPWLYVGMLFSSFCWHFEDHCFYSMNYHHWGEPKCWYSVPGREASAFEKVMRNSLPDLFDAQPDLLFQLVTMLNPSVLQENGVPVYSVLQEPGNFVITFPRSYHGGFNLGLNCAEAVNFAPADWLPHGGFGAGLYQLYHKTAILSHEELVCVLAKSDCDSRVSTYLKKELTRIYSKEKTWRERLWRKGIIGSSIMSSRKCPEYVGTEEDPTCIICQQYLFLSAVVCCCRPSAFVCLEHSEHLCECKSKRHRLLYRHSLAELHELVLEMDKHCFGETTQSRTIRRQTSFPDEPTALTKKVKGGHATFAQLAEQWLLRSCKISQNPFSRDEHVSLLKEAEQFLWAGSEMNPVRETIKNLIRFQIWAEGVRDCLSKLETWSSHRGNNGEKVHLDYINELLSFDAVPCHETGHHILKGYTEKAKVLIQEIESAMSSCPKLSELELLYSRACELPVCVNESENLLQRISSAKVLMEGIRKCISETRTAAIEIDVVYNLKSEISELQVELPDTDRLSDLLRKAESCHARCGEILKGPIILEDVEVFLKELDGFTVNTPELKLLRQYHTDAVSWISLLNAVLVNIHEREDQNVVNELMLILTDGASLRIKVDQLSIVEFELKKAQCREKALRMRDTKLSLDFIQEVMMEARMLRIEGEKLFVDMSEVFDAAMLWEERAKHILAHEAQISDFEDVIRSSEDIHVNLSSLLDVKDALSKAMIWLRSSKPFLMTCFPLVSVSSSLLNVNTLKELVSESKHLKVSLKEIRMLETVLMNCKEWENDACSLLQDTRCLFDIRIIGDGTRDGLLSKIEHLIARIESLESTGLSLSFDFSELVKLKEACSVLQWCKKALSFCSGVPPLVDVEDLVSAAGNLYGTYAPSALWGLLVEGLKWLEHATKVISAPCNSERHMLSEAEEVLAKSQSIGVSFPLMVGQLECAIQKHKSWLEQVHQLFSLRPEERSWSLTLQLKELGVSAAFSCTERDLIVSEVERVESWKRQCMDIVRVVVEDDKSLLGGLEKMGQTLDRCMRIYEKPHGLKESSSFACCSSGSLDQEFLTCSSCKDCYHLGCLGSSIIDGKHAEYVCRCCRHLVSGTTSQNGRSSPIFGGVRPELKKIIEHLSGDADFCVCIEEREVLKINLKQALACKSRLTEIVDFTLAYSDKDLSVISEKLTTALKAREIQGVHDHEGDSNLVLALSRYSWKVRVNRLLEGSQKPTIQQIQQQLKEGAALNIPPEDYYWQKLTEVRIIGLQWADTAKTVVADSGVLSLDKIFELVSEGENLPVRLEKELKLLKARSMLYCICRKPYDQRAMIACDQCDEWYHFNCIKLRSTPKTYICPACQPLAEELSAEPAVDQERCTDAKSVEPKTPSPTHTKRRTKPKKAESFIAQKMLAIREPNNSFRCSSGIERLWWRNRKPFRRAAKRRAELESLSLFSDLQR, encoded by the exons ATGGGGAAAGGAAAACCTAGGGCTGTGGAGAAGGGAGTTGTAGGTCAAACTTTGAGTGTTTCATCATCTGGATCATTGAATATTCCATCTGCACCTGTGTATTACCCTACTGAGGATGAATTTAGAGCCCCTTTGGAGTATATTTATAAGATCAGGCCCGAGGCCGAGGCGTATGGGATTTGTAGGATAGTTCCACCGAAGAGCTGGAAACCCCCCTTTGCGTTGGATTTGGATTCGTTTACATTTCCCACAAAGACGCAGGCCATTCACCAGCTGCAGGTGCGCCCTGCGTCGTGCGATTCCAAGACTTTTGAGTTGGAGTACAATAGGTTTTTGGAGGACCGTTGCAGGAAGAAGTTGCGGAAGAGGGTGGTTTTCCAAGGGGAGGAGTTGGATTTGTGTAAGTTGTTTAATGCTGTGAAGCGATATGGAGGGTATGATAAGGTTGTGAAGGGGAAGAAGTGGGGGGAGGTTGCTCGTTTTGTGAGGCCGGTGAAAGGGATTTCGGAGTGCTCGAAGCATGTATTGTGTCAACTGTATCGTGACCATTTGTATGATTATGAAAAGTATTATAACAAGCTGAACAGAGAGGGGGCCAGAAGATATAAGAGGGGTATGCCTGTGGAGAAGAGGGGTGAACAGAGTTTTGAATGTTCCAGCTCCAAAAGGAGGCGAATCACTAAGGATGGTGGGAAGGTTAAGGTCAGTAAGGTAGAGAAGGAGGATGAGGAGCATGATCAGATATGTGAACAATGCGTAAGTGGCTTGCACGGTGAAGTGATGCTTTTGTGTGATAGGTGTAATAAGGGGTGGCACATTTATTGTCTGTCTCCTCCATTGAAGCAGGTTCCACCAGGGAATTGGTATTGCTTGGAATGCTTGAATTCCGACAAGGATAGTTTTGGCTTCGTGCCTGGTAAGCAGTTTTCACTGGAAGTTTTTAGGCGTATGGCTAATCGTGCCAAGAGGAAATGGCTTGGGTCAGGATCTGCATCAAGGGTTCAATTAGAGAAAAAGTTTTGGGAAATTGTGGAGGGTTCAGCCGGTGAGGTGGACGTTATGTATGGCAGTGACTTGGATACTTCCATGTATGGGAGTGGGTTTCCACGTGTAAATGACCAGAAACCAGAATCAACTGAGGCCAAGATATGGGATGAATACTGTAGGAGCCCATGGAATCTCAATAACTTACCCAAACTGAAAGGATCAGTGCTTAGAGCTGTTCATCATAACATTGCTGGTGTTATGGTTCCTTGGCTGTATGTTGGGATGCTGTTCTCATCTTTTTGCTGGCATTTTGAAGATCATTGTTTTTACTCAATGAATTATCATCACTG GGGAGAGCCAAAATGTTGGTACAGCGTCCCTGGTAGGGAAGCTAGTGCATTTGAGAAG GTGATGCGCAACAGTCTTCCTGATCTTTTTGATGCACAACCTGATTTACTCTTTCAGCTTGTCACCATGTTAAATCCATCTGTTTTGCAAGAGAATGGAGTTCCAGTATATAGTGTGCTACAG GAGCCTGGGAATTTTGTCATCACCTTCCCCAGATCTTACCATGGAGGCTTTAATCTTG GTTTGAATTGTGCAGAAGCTGTCAATTTTGCTCCAGCGGACTGGCTACCTCATGGTGGGTTTGGAGCAGGGCTGTATCAGCTTTATCACAAAACTGCCATTCTGTCTCACGAGGAGCTTGTTTGTGTGCTAGCCAAG AGTGACTGTGACAGCAGAGTTTCAACTTATTTGAAGAAAGAATTGACAAGAATCTACAGCAAGGAAAAAACTTGGAGGGAGAGGCTTTGGAGAAAAGGAATCATTGGATCATCCATTATGTCCTCTCGTAAATGCCCCGAATATGTTGGTACCGAAGAG gaccctacatgcattatatGCCAACagtatctttttctttctgctGTTGTTTGTTGTTGTAGGCCATCTGCATTTGTATGTCTAGAG CATTCGGAACACCTTTGTGAATGCAAATCCAAGAGACACCGTCTTTTGTATCGTCATTCTCTGGCAGAGTTGCATGAATTGGTGCTTGAAATGGATAAACATTGTTTTGGGGAGACAACACAAAGTAGGACTATAAGAAGGCAAACCTCATTCCCTGATGAACCAACGGCTTTGACAAAAAAG GTGAAAGGGGGCCATGCTACTTTTGCTCAACTTGCAGAACAATGGCTTTTGCGCTCATGCAAGATTTCTCAGAATCCGTTTTCAAGAGATGAGCATGTGTCTTTATTAAAAGAAGCTGAACAGTTTCTTTGGGCTGGCTCAGAGATGAATCCT GTGCGGGAAACGATCAAGAATTTGATCAGATTTCAGATATGGGCTGAAGGTGTAAGAGATTGTCTATCTAAACTTGAGACTTGGTCATCTCATCGTGGAAACAATGGAGAGAAAGTTCACTTGGATTATATCAATGAGTTGCTGAGTTTTGATGCGGTGCCCTGTCACGAGACTGGGCatcatattttgaag GGCTACACCGAAAAGGCAAAGGTGTTGATACAGGAAATTGAATCTGCTATGTCATCATGCCCAAAg CTCTCAGAGTTGGAATTGTTGTATTCCAGAGCCTGTGAGCTTCCAGTCTGTGTGAATGAAAGTGAAAATTTACTACAAAGAATTTCATCAGCAAAG GTCTTGATGGAAGGCATAAGAAAATGTATCTCAGAGACACGTACTGCTGCAATTGAGATTGATGTTGTTTACAATTTGAAATCAGAG ATTTCAGAGCTCCAAGTTGAACTCCCAGACACAGATAGGCTTTCGGATCTGTTAAGGAAGGCTGAATCATGTCATGCTCGATGTGGTGAAATTTTGAAAGGTCCTATTATCCTTGAG GATGTTGAGGTGTTTCTGAAAGAATTGGATGGTTTTACTGTTAACACACCAGAGCTGAAGCTTCTGAGGCAGTACCACACTGATGCTGTTTCTTGGATTTCTCTTCTTAATGCTGTTCTTGTGAACATTCACGAAAGGGAGGATCAAAATGTAGTTAATGAGTTAATGCTCATTTTAACAGATGGAGCATCTTTGAGAATTAAAG tTGATCAGTTGTCTATCGTAGAGTTTGAGTTGAAGAAGGCTCAGTGCAGGGAAAAGGCGCTGAGG ATGCGAGATACTAAATTGTCTCTGGACTTCATTCAAGAAGTGATGATGGAGGCAAGAAT GTTACGTATTGAGGGGGAGAAGTTATTCGTTGATATGTCTGAAGTGTTTGATGCTGCAATGCTATGGGAGGAAAGAGCGAAACATATCCTTGCACATGAGGCTCAGATATCTGACTTTGAAGATGTTATCAG GAGTTCGGAAGACATACATGTGAATTTATCTTCTCTCCTTGATGTCAAGGATGCACTATCAAAGGCTATGATCTGGTTAAGGAGCTCAAAGCCATTTTTAATGACTTGTTTTCCTTTGGTATCTGTTTCAAGTTCTTTGCTGAATGTCAACACCTTGAAG GAATTAGTTTCCGAGTCAAAGCATCTGAAGGTTTCTTTGAAAGAAATAAGGATGCTTGAGACTGTTTTGATGAACTGTAAGGAATGGGAGAATGATGCTTGCTCTCTACTGCAAGATACAAGGTGCCTATTTGATATTAGGATCATTGGTGATGGAACAAGAGATGGTCTTCTTTCCAAGATTGAACATCTAATTGCAAGAATCGAATCCTTGGAAAGCACTGGTTTATCTCTTTCTTTTGACTTTAGCGAGCTTGTGAAACTTAAGGAGGCTTGTTCTGTGCTGCAATGGTGTAAGAAGGCTCTTTCTTTCTGCTCTGGAGTTCCTCCTCTTGTG GATGTTGAAGATTTGGTGAGTGCTGCAGGAAATTTATATGGTACATATGCCCCTAGTGCATTGTGGGGCTTGTTGGTTGAAGGGCTCAAATGGCTTGAGCATGCTACAAAGGTTATTTCTGCACCATGCAATTCTGAAAGACACATGTTAAGTGAAGCTGAAGAAGTACTAGCTAAATCTCAG AGTATTGGTGTCTCCTTCCCATTGATGGTTGGTCAACTTGAATGTGCTATTCAGAAACACAA GTCCTGGCTTGAACAAGTGCATCAACTTTTCAGCCTAAGGCCAGAAGAACGATCTTGGTCTCTAACATTGCAGCTAAAG GAACTTGGAGTTTCTGCTGCTTTCAGTTGCACAGAGCGAGATTTGATTGTATCTGAAGTTGAAAGGGTTGAGAGTTGGAAACGACAGTGCATGGATATTGTCAGGGTAGTAGTTGAAGATGATAAGTCATTGCTTGGCGGTTTAGAAAAG ATGGGACAGACTCTAGATCGATGTATGCGCATATATGAGAAGCCACATGGCTTGAAAGAGAGTAGTTCCTTTGCTTGCTGCTCCAGTGGTTCTCTGGATCAAGAATTTCTTACTTGTTCTTCATGCAAGGACTG CTACCATTTGGGGTGTCTAGGGTCTTCCATAATTGATGGCAAACATGCAGAATATGTGTGCCGATGTTGCCGACATCTGGTATCTGGAACAACTTCTCAAAATGGACGCAGTTCTCCG ATATTTGGAGGGGTGCGGCCAGAactgaaaaaaattattgaacatCTATCCGGTGACGCAGACTTCTGTGTTTG TATTGAAGAAAGAGAGGTgctgaaaataaatttgaagcaAGCTCTGGCATGCAAATCTCGGTTGACAGAAATAGTGGATTTTACGTTGGCTTATTCTGATAAAGATCTCAGTGTCATCTCTGAAAAGCTAACCACGGCTTTAAAG GCCAGAGAAATTCAAGGTGTGCATGATCATGAAGGGGATAGCAACCTTGTGTTGGCCTTATCAAGATACTCATGGAAAGTCAGAGTCAACAGGTTATTGGAGGGTTCACAAAAGCCCACAATCCAACAGATTCAGCAGCAGTTAAAAGAG GGAGCTGCCTTAAACATTCCACCTGAAGATTACTATTGGCAGAAACTTACAGAAGTGAGGATTATTGGTTTGCAGTGGGCAGATACTGCCAAGACG GTTGTTGCCGATTCTGGGGTTCTCTCCTTGGATAAaatttttgaacttgtttcggaGGGTGAAAATTTGCCTGTTCGTCTAGAGAAGGAACTTAAG TTGTTGAAAGCTCGGAGTATGCTTTATTGCATATGTCGAAAGCCGTATGATCAGCGAGCAATGATTGCGTGTGACCAATGTGATGAGTGGTATCACTTCAATTGCATAAAGCTGCGTTCCACGCCAAAGACTTACATATGCCCTGCATGTCAGCCTCTAGCAGAAGAGTTGTCTGCTGAACCCGCGGTGGATCAAGAGAG ATGTACCGATGCAAAATCTGTAGAGCCCAAAACGCCCTCTCCTACGCACACAAAGCGCCGGACGAAACCAAAGAAGGCAGAGTCCTTTATAGCACAAAAGATGCTTGCAATTAGGGAGCCCAACAATAGTTTTAGGTGTTCTAGTGGGATAGAACGTTTATGGTGGCGAAATCGGAAACCTTTCAGAAGGGCGGCTAAAAGACGCGCCGAGCTTGAAAGTCTCTCTCTGTTTTCTGATTTGCAACGGTGA